One genomic window of Glycine soja cultivar W05 chromosome 9, ASM419377v2, whole genome shotgun sequence includes the following:
- the LOC114367594 gene encoding uncharacterized protein LOC114367594, translating into MVRDMMGTTTTTSSSSGGCGGGGDMSMNMNEKPAWLERLMAETFFGGCGVHQDRRKNEKNVFCLHCCLSICPHCLSSHRSHPLLQVRRYVYHDVIRLDDLEKLIDCSNIQPYTINSAKVVFLNQRPQSRTCKGLANACFTCDRILQEPFHFCSLSCKVDYMVYAGQSLGSILHRFDESDFAISQFEGLRVDGSEVIDEDTQFAPSSSYSNTEATSNSVISCEPNNNVKKGKANRFLPGIVLSLGSRRKGAPHRAPLS; encoded by the exons ATGGTGAGAGACATGATgggcacaacaacaacaacatcatcatcatcaggaGGGTGTGGTGGGGGAGGAGACATGAGTATGAATATGAATGAGAAGCCTGCATGGCTAGAGAGGTTGATGGCTGAGACATTCTTTGGTGGTTGTGGGGTCCACCAGGATCGCAGGAAGAACGAGAAGAACGTCTTTTGCTTGCACTGTTGCCTTAGCATCTGCCCCCACTGCCTCTCTTCCCACCGCTCTCACCCTCTACTCCAG GTGCGAAGGTATGTTTACCACGATGTGATTCGATTAGATGATCTGGAAAAACTCATTGATTGTTCCAATATTCAG CCCTATACTATAAACAGCGCCAAAGTAGTATTCTTAAATCAGAGGCCACAATCAAGGACATGCAAAGGTCTTGCCAACGCTTGCTTCACTTGTGACAGGATTCTTCAGGAGCCATTTCATTTCTGTTCTCTATCATGCaag GTTGATTACATGGTGTACGCGGGTCAAAGCTTGGGCAGCATTTTACATCGATTCGATGAATCTGATTTTGCAATTTCCCAGTTCGAGGGTCTAAGAGTGGATGGCTCAGAGGTAATTGATGAAGATACCCAATTTGCCCCTAGTTCCTCCTACTCCAACACTGAGGCCACTAGCAATTCGGTAATTTCATGCGAACCTAATAACAACGTGAAGAAGGGCAAGGCCAACAGGTTCCTTCCTGGGATCGTCCTCTCTCTTGGCAGCAGAAGAAAGGGTGCTCCTCATAGGGCCCCTCTCTCctaa